The DNA sequence TGTAGAATGCGATGATGACGGCATCCAGATCTTGGTGATAATTGGCAAAGCTCTGGTAACCGGGAACCCAGCCGCCGTGGTCAAATTCATAGATGGAAGCGTAGATCTCTCGTTCCCCCGGTTCAAACAAGGTGCCGTTGTTCAAAGCCCTCAAGAAGATTCCGACATCCTCCGCAGTGGCCATCATGCCATGTTCGTCGGCCTTTAGATCATGCGGATACCCCTCATGGTAGCCGCTCATGACCAGCTCCAGATCTACCTCGCTGAGTGAGCTAAAGGTGTGGGTGAGATTGAGAGGTGCCAATATCTCTTCCTGAATGAATTGAAAATTGCCATAGCCCAATTCCTCATCCATGATCCGGTTGATCAACAAATAATTGGTGTTGCAGTACGCGTAATCGGTGCCGGGTTCGAAGTGGGCTGGCTGGTCGAGAATCAACGCTAGGGCTTCTTCATAGGACTGTGTCGGTGCTGCCCAGAAGTTGGGGGCATCCGTAAAGTTCGGAATACCGCTCCTGTGCTGAATCATCATCCGAAGGGTGATTTCATCTGCGTATTCAATTCTCCCAGAGAGGTCTGGCAAATAATCGGCAACGGTTTTGTCCAGAGAAAGTCGTCCATCATGGACCAATTTGGTGACAGCAACGGCGTCATAGAGTTTGCTGATGCTGGCAATCTTGAACAATGCATCCGGCCTGGCAGGGATTTGAGATTCGCGATTATGCCAACCCGCAGCCAAATACTGGGGCGGCTTTCCGGCCTGATCCACATAGGCCACTACCCCCTCAAATCCATGATCGATGGCTTGATCCAACTGGCCTTGCAGGGTATCTGGGAGGGGAAGAATCCACGCCTTGACCAAAAGCCAAGGCACAAAAAATAGGGAAATCGCGGTCCCGAGCAACAAGACGATTCTGGTTACTTGCTGGGTTCGTTTTTTGTTCATGGATCTAGGGGATGATTGCGGTGGTAGGATCGTCTATTGCTCCAATATTCTGGCAATATACGACGCAATCTTCAGGGTTTATTCGGCCGGGCGTAGGAAATAGACGGTGGGCAATTGTGGAGAGCGTGTTCGGCAGCGGCTATGGAAGGGGCTTTTGAGCAAAGCTTTGCCCATAGACTTTGCCCATAGAAATTGAAGCGGCTCGTGCCCAGCAAGAAAATCAGATGTCCGCTTTGGGGAGCAAGGCAAAACCCAACGGGTGGTATTGGGCTAGCGCTCGCCCCCCAGCGCGACCATCTGAAACATGTTGATTACCTTTCCTCCAAACGGTGAGTGTTTGGGAGAATCAGATATGACAGGAAGTGCTATTGCTTCAGCTATCGGAATCGTGGGTGGGTGATTGTGGTATGCTTGACAGCTTTTTACTTATTCCTTGATGACCTTTTTAAAGGCCCAACCCCCATCTACATGTTCGATTTTGATAAAGTACAATCCCGCTGAAAGATGATCGGTCGAGATCGTGTGATTGGATCTCTGGATGCCATCTTCCTCCCATACTTTGTTGCCATCCACGGTATAAACTTCCACGCGCTTGAGCTGGACATTGGCTCTAAGCTGGATTTGATCATTGAATGGATTGGGGAATATTTGAAGGTTCCTTGCGAATTCCTCATCAATGGCAGTGGTAGATTGAGGCTTGTACACTCTGATCCAATCAATATTTAAGGTGTGATCATCGGTATTGGACAATTCCGCATCTGTGGGAGTTACCGCATTATTGGATCGCCAATCTTGATCCTCAACAGTAAAGAGGATGTGCATATCCTTGTTCAATCCAGTCCGGGTATCCACGCTCGTATTGCCTGCATCCGCCAAATCTGCGTTGGTATAATGCACAGGGTCAATCCGTTCCATGCCCACGCGCTGAGTCACCAAAACTCCATCTATGTAATAGTACAAGTGGGTAGGATCTTGCCAGTACACGCCATATCGATGGTAGTCATCCTTCCAATAGATATTTCCAGAACCATCGTTTCGTGTGATCCAAGTTGGGGAGGGTGCGGGATTGCCGGTGTTGCTTCCAAATTCACTCGGTTGCCAATCGGAAAAAGGATTTCTGATAAACACATGGTGGCTCATGTGCATTCTTTGCGCAAACCAGCTTTGGTCTTGTTCATTTGGCGGGCAGTTATTGCATTGGGAAGAACCATAGGCTTCCATGAAATCGATCTCTTGGGTATCATCAGGGCTCAGCATCCAACCGCCATTTGCCAATACAGAGTTCATGATTTTCGCTCTGATTTCCACATAGACCGGATAGCCGATTACCCCTTCAGAGTGGACTGCCCCTGCATTCACCCGATTCGACAAATACCGAGTGGCAATGAGTTTTAGTTCGCCCCCTTCAACCATGGAATGGTTTCTCTCCCAAGTTGTCAACCCCGGTCCTTGCCAAGCATTGTGGTAGAAATCGTCCCATTTGGCTCGAAAGGTGGTGCCTTTATTTTCAGCAGGAGCAGAATAATTGAAGTCGTCTGAGAAGTTGTCTTCCAACACCCATTCATTTCCAGTGCCGGGATCTGCTGGTACCGGAATTCCTACCCAATCTTGCGCAAATGAAGAGAATGAGTAGAAGGTGATGAATAGTAATATAGTCTTTTTCATGTCTATAGATTTTAGTTCTAGATGAAGCTACTGGCTCTATAAGATTCATGAAAGCAACCTAATTGAGTGTCAAGTTTTAGATCAGTTATATCGAGAATTGGCAGGATGGAGCGTATAATATTCCCCGAAAATCAGAGGCATTGGATGAAATGGAGGGTAAGGGGTGAGGCGCTTTACTGAACATTTCCTTCCCCGCGGCTGACACAGTTAGTCTAACACCCTCGCCCAATGTTCAAGGAGCGGTTGACACACTTTTCTGAACATTACCTTTAATTAACCCTTGGAAGCTCTATTTGATTAACTATTTTCGAATGAAACGTTTCCATCAAAAGATGGTTTGAGACCTCCTTTTGGTCTTCTGTATTTACTACCGATAAATTAAAGCACGAATCAATTATTGTCTCATAACTCAAAACAGCGCTTAAGTCATTCCAAGAACTAAATATTCTACATGAATGAATATATTGAATATTGTCAACTGGATATTTGAAATAGATGTAATAAATATCATTCCCATGTAGTGTATCAACATATTCGCCTGTTCTAATATCAGATTCCGACAGGTTGAAATTAGATGTCAACTTAATTTCCTTTAAAGCTTCATACAATTCTGTGGACGACGTATCAAATTCAATCCTTTCATAGCAAGAAAGAGTATACGAGTCTAGCCACCCAAAGAAGGAAACTAAAAGCAAGGTAAAAACACCCAGTATAAATACAACTGGTAAAGCGAGCCCTACATTCTTCTTCGTTATTTTTAACATTGACCCAATTTGTGTTAACGATTCAGCTAAGCACAGTCGGCTCAACCTTTCAAATATCTCAAAAGTATTTGATCCAGATGCCCTTTTCAAGTAACTAAGTCAGCCGATTGGGCTTAGCGCCTGTTACCAGCTTTTTACTTTCCGCTTCGGTTAAAGAGCCTTGCAAGAAATCCTTGTTTGATCTTCTTTTCAACGACCCAAATGGGTTGATCAGTTGGTCGTATAATCTTAGAGTTGGTACCAAACTTTCCCCAAGCAAAACCTTTCTTAATTGGTTCGCTCGTTAGGTCAGCGATTAAAAATGACTCTGGAAGTTCAATAGTCGATTCAAAATCATAATCACGTTCATTTCGTTCCATGATGCCGACCTTTTCGTTCCAGATGTCAAACACAATTTTTTCGTGAATTGTATCAAGATTTGATGCTCCGCCCATACGTCCAAATTCATCCACGTGTTCAATGAATTGAGTTAAATCGTTAGAGTGTTTAACAATAACCGCAGGGTCATGGCATACATAAAATACCTCATTCCAGTTGCCTTTAGAATCAATATCAAGAATCCAATAGTTACCAAAGCCATCTCCTGCAAGTTGAATCGAGTTCGGGAAAACTTCTTCAAATCCGAAATGACCAAATGAGTCGAATCTAACTTCCTCTAAACCATAAAATTCAAAGCCACGAGAGAACTTAAGAAGTTCCTCAATTTCAG is a window from the Pontibacter sp. G13 genome containing:
- a CDS encoding T9SS type A sorting domain-containing protein; protein product: MKKTILLFITFYSFSSFAQDWVGIPVPADPGTGNEWVLEDNFSDDFNYSAPAENKGTTFRAKWDDFYHNAWQGPGLTTWERNHSMVEGGELKLIATRYLSNRVNAGAVHSEGVIGYPVYVEIRAKIMNSVLANGGWMLSPDDTQEIDFMEAYGSSQCNNCPPNEQDQSWFAQRMHMSHHVFIRNPFSDWQPSEFGSNTGNPAPSPTWITRNDGSGNIYWKDDYHRYGVYWQDPTHLYYYIDGVLVTQRVGMERIDPVHYTNADLADAGNTSVDTRTGLNKDMHILFTVEDQDWRSNNAVTPTDAELSNTDDHTLNIDWIRVYKPQSTTAIDEEFARNLQIFPNPFNDQIQLRANVQLKRVEVYTVDGNKVWEEDGIQRSNHTISTDHLSAGLYFIKIEHVDGGWAFKKVIKE
- a CDS encoding serine hydrolase domain-containing protein, translated to MNKKRTQQVTRIVLLLGTAISLFFVPWLLVKAWILPLPDTLQGQLDQAIDHGFEGVVAYVDQAGKPPQYLAAGWHNRESQIPARPDALFKIASISKLYDAVAVTKLVHDGRLSLDKTVADYLPDLSGRIEYADEITLRMMIQHRSGIPNFTDAPNFWAAPTQSYEEALALILDQPAHFEPGTDYAYCNTNYLLINRIMDEELGYGNFQFIQEEILAPLNLTHTFSSLSEVDLELVMSGYHEGYPHDLKADEHGMMATAEDVGIFLRALNNGTLFEPGEREIYASIYEFDHGGWVPGYQSFANYHQDLDAVIIAFYNTTDPKLYNWNLSEIINRRLANILKKQQ
- a CDS encoding SMI1/KNR4 family protein, translated to MTPTKKLKSILDNQYESEDGDAYTVELLEGMGQPEIEQLKKTLPNQHLPTEIEELLKFSRGFEFYGLEEVRFDSFGHFGFEEVFPNSIQLAGDGFGNYWILDIDSKGNWNEVFYVCHDPAVIVKHSNDLTQFIEHVDEFGRMGGASNLDTIHEKIVFDIWNEKVGIMERNERDYDFESTIELPESFLIADLTSEPIKKGFAWGKFGTNSKIIRPTDQPIWVVEKKIKQGFLARLFNRSGK